From a region of the Panicum virgatum strain AP13 chromosome 2K, P.virgatum_v5, whole genome shotgun sequence genome:
- the LOC120670259 gene encoding aquaporin PIP2-6-like — MGKEVDVSTLEAGGARDYADPPPAPLVDVDELGKWSLYRAVIAEFVATLLFLYITVATVIGYKHQTDAACGGVGIFGIAWAFGGMIFILVYCTAGISGGHINPAVTFGLFLARKVSLVRAILYMAAQSLGAICGVALVKGFQSGFYKRYGGGANEVGAGYSTGTGLAAEIIGTFVLVYTVFSATDPKRNARDSHVPVLAPLPIGFAVFMVHLATIPITGTGINPARSLGAAVVYNNSKAWSDQWIFWVGPFIGAAIAALYHQIVLRASGRGYGSFRSNA; from the exons ATGGGCAAGGAGGTGGACGTGTCCACtctggaggccggcggcgcccgcgactacgcggacccgccgccggcgccgctggtgGACGTCGACGAGCTCGGCAAGTGGTCCCTGTACCGCGCCGTGATCGCCGAGTTCGTGGCCACGCTGCTGTTCCTGTACATCACGGTGGCGACGGTGATCGGGTACAAgcaccagacggacgcggcgtgcggcggcgtggGCATCTTCGGCATCGCGTGGGCGTTCGGCGGCATGATCTTCATCCTCGTCTACTGCACCGCGGGCATCTCCGGCGGCCACATCAACCCGGCGGTCACCTTCGGCCTCTTCCTGGCGCGCAAGGTGTCCCTGGTGCGCGCCATCCTGTACATGGCGGCGCAGAGCCTGGGCGCCATCTGCGGCGTCGCGCTCGTCAAGGGCTTCCAGAGCGGCTTCTACAagcgctacggcggcggcgccaacgAGGTCGGCGCCGGGTACTCCACCGGCACGGGGCTCGCCGCCGAGATCATCGGCACCTTCGTGCTCGTCTACACCGTCTTCTCCGCCACCGACCCCAAGCGCAACGCCCGCGACTCCCACGTCCCG GTGCTGGCGCCCCTGCCAATCGGGTTCGCCGTGTTCATGGTGCACCTTGCCACGATCCCGATCACCGGCACGGGGATCAACCCGGCGAGgagcctcggcgccgccgtcgtgtaCAACAACAGCAAGGCCTGGAGCGACCAG tggatcTTCTGGGTGGGTCCCTTCATCGGCGCGGCGATCGCGGCGCTGTACCACCAGATCGTCCTCCGCGCCAGCGGCAGGGGCTACGGCTCCTTCCGGAGCAACGCCTAG
- the LOC120670252 gene encoding aquaporin PIP2-6: protein MGKEVDVSTLEAGGARDYADPPPAPLVDIEELGKWSLYRAVIAEFVATLLFLYITVATVIGYKHQTDAAASGPDAACGGVGILGIAWAFGGMIFILVYCTAGISGGHINPAVTFGLFLARKVSLVRAILYMAAQSLGAICGVALVKGFQSGFYKRYGGGANEVGAGYSTGTGLAAEIIGTFVLVYTVFSATDPKRNARDSHVPVLAPLPIGFAVFMVHLATIPITGTGINPARSLGAAVVYNNSKAWSDQWIFWVGPFIGAAIAALYHQIVLRASARGYGSFRSNA, encoded by the exons ATGGGCAAGGAGGTTGACGTGTCCACtctggaggccggcggcgcccgcgactacgcggacccgccgccggcgccgctggtgGACATCGAGGAGCTCGGCAAGTGGTCCCTGTACCGCGCCGTGATCGCCGAGTTCGTGGCCACGCTGCTGTTCCTGTACATCACGGTGGCGACGGTGATCGGGTACAAgcaccagacggacgcggcggcgtcgggccccgacgcggcgtgcggcggcgtggGCATCCTCGGCATCGCGTGGGCGTTCGGCGGCATGATCTTCATCCTCGTCTACTGCACCGCGGGCATCTCCGGCGGCCACATCAACCCGGCGGTCACCTTCGGCCTCTTCCTGGCGCGCAAGGTGTCCCTGGTGCGCGCCATCCTGTACATGGCGGCGCAGAGCCTGGGCGCCATCTGCGGCGTCGCGCTCGTCAAGGGCTTCCAGAGCGGCTTCTACAagcgctacggcggcggcgccaacgAGGTCGGCGCCGGGTACTCCACCGGCACGGGGCTCGCCGCCGAGATCATCGGCACCTTCGTGCTCGTCTACACCGTCTTCTCCGCCACCGACCCCAAGCGCAACGCCCGCGACTCCCACGTCCCG GTGCTGGCGCCCCTGCCAATCGGGTTCGCCGTGTTCATGGTGCACCTTGCCACGATCCCGATCACCGGCACGGGGATCAACCCGGCGAGgagcctcggcgccgccgtcgtgtaCAACAACAGCAAGGCCTGGAGCGACCAG tggatcTTCTGGGTGGGTCCGTTCATCGGCGCGGCGATCGCGGCGCTGTACCACCAGATCGTCCTCCGCGCCAGCGCCAGGGGATACGGCTCCTTCCGGAGCAACGCCTAG
- the LOC120670240 gene encoding phosphomannomutase/phosphoglucomutase-like isoform X2: MAAAQGGSDVSSSEKVDFLNLQNGSDIRGVAVAGVEGEPVNLTEPATEAIAAAFAAWLLNKKEADGLRRLRISVGHDSRISAHKLQNAVTHGITAAGHDILQFGLASTPAMFNSTLTEDERNHLPVDGAIMITASHLPYNRNGLKFFTSDGGLNKADIKDILERASEIYEESAHGKQREQEDASRGVVNSVDYMSIYASDLVQAVRKSAGGKEKPLEGLHIVVDAGNGAGGFFVDKVLKPLGAVTTGSQFLEPDGLFPNHIPNPEDKTAMNAITEAVLDNKADLGIIFDTDVDRSAAVDSSGHELNRNGLIALMAAIVLEEHPGTTVVTDSVTSDGLTVFIENKLGGKHHRFKRGYKNVIDEAIRQNSIGEESHLAMETSGHGALKENHWLDDGAYLMVKLLNKLAAARTLDSSIGSKVLTDLVEGLVEAAVTVEIRLKIDQNHADLKGGSFRDYGEAVLRHLENAIDKDPNLHKAPKNYEGVRVSGHGGWFLLRLSLHDPVLPLNIEAPSKDDAIKLGLAVLAAVSEFSALDVTALNKFVQQGT, encoded by the exons ATGGCAG CTGCTCAAGGTGGCAGTGATGTCTCTTCCTCTGAGAAAGTTGATTTTCTCAATCTTCAAAATGGCAG TGATATTCGTGGtgttgctgttgctggggtTGAAGGTGAGCCTGTCAACCTCACGGAACCTGCCACTGAAGCTATAGCTGCAGCTTTTGCTGCGTGGCTGTTAAACAAGAAGGAAGCAGATGGATTGAGACGTTTAAGAATCTCTGTTGGACATGACTCACGAATCTCTGCCCATAAATTGCAG AATGCAGTTACTCATGGAATCACTGCGGCTGGACATGATATCCTACAGTTTGG ATTGGCCTCGACACCTGCAATGTTCAACAGTACACTTACAGAAGATGAGAGAAATCATTTACCTGTTGATGGAGCCATAATGATAACAG CGAGCCATCTTCCCTACAATCGAAATGGTCTCAAGTTTTTTACAAGTGATGGTGGGTTAAATAAGGCTGATATCAAAGATATCCTGGAGCGTGCTTCTGAAATATATGAGGAATCTGCACATGGTAAACAGCGAGAACAGGAGGATGCTTCTAGGGGAGTTGTGAATAGTGTGGACTACATGTCAATTTATGCTTCTGATCTTGTACAAGCAGTTCGTAAATCTGCTGGAGGCAAAG AAAAACCTTTGGAGGGGCTGCACATAGTTGTTGATGCAGGCAATGGTGCTGGTGGATTTTTTGTG GATAAGGTACTCAAACCATTAGGGGCTGTCACTACTGGAAGCCAATTCCTGGAGCCTGATG GCTTGTTTCCCAATCACATTCCGAACCCTGAGGACAAAACTGCAATGAACGCCATTACAGAAGCAGTTCTTGATAACAAGGCAGACTTAGGCATCATATTTGATACAGATGTTGACAG GTCTGCTGCTGTTGACTCCAGTGGTCATGAGTTGAACCGTAACGGATTGATTGCTTTGATGGCTGCCATAGTTCTTGAGGAA CATCCAGGAACTACAGTTGTGACAGATAGTGTGACTTCAGATGGGCTGACTGTATTTATTGAAAACAAACTTG GTGGGAAACATCACCGTTTCAAGCGAGGGTACAAGAATGTAATAGATGAGGCTATTCGTCAG AATTCTATTGGTGAGGAATCACATTTGGCCATGGAAACAAGTGGCCATGGAGCGCTGAAAGAGAACCACTGGCTCGATGATGGAGCATACCTTATG GTTAAACTTTTGAATAAACTTGCTGCTGCCAGAACTCTGGATTCAAGTATTGGCAGTAAAGTTTTGACTGATTTGGTTGAGGGCCTTGTGGAAGCTGCTGTGACAGTTGAGATAAGGTTGAAGATTGATCAGAATCATGCAGATTTGAAAGGAGG GTCCTTCCGTGATTATGGGGAAGCAGTTTTGAGACATTTAGAGAATGCTATTGACAAAGATCCAAATCTCCACAAAGCCCCCAAGAATTATGAAGGG GTAAGAGTTTCAGGGCATGGTGGATGGTTTCTGTTGAGGCTCTCCCTCCATGACCCTGTCCTCCCCTTAAACATTGAG GCACCGAGTAAGGATGATGCCATTAAGCTCGGGCTTGCGGTGCTTGCTGCTGTGAGTGAATTCTCAGCACTGGATGTGACGGCATTGAACAAATTCGTGCAGCAGGGAACATAG
- the LOC120670240 gene encoding phosphomannomutase/phosphoglucomutase-like isoform X1, which yields MAALSAKTIKNAFLAQHHPRTRHGTRYHSGFCFCITRSMHSFQECRLSVADSSAKWLNTTTTPWTSFNKAVSCNAAQGGSDVSSSEKVDFLNLQNGSDIRGVAVAGVEGEPVNLTEPATEAIAAAFAAWLLNKKEADGLRRLRISVGHDSRISAHKLQNAVTHGITAAGHDILQFGLASTPAMFNSTLTEDERNHLPVDGAIMITASHLPYNRNGLKFFTSDGGLNKADIKDILERASEIYEESAHGKQREQEDASRGVVNSVDYMSIYASDLVQAVRKSAGGKEKPLEGLHIVVDAGNGAGGFFVDKVLKPLGAVTTGSQFLEPDGLFPNHIPNPEDKTAMNAITEAVLDNKADLGIIFDTDVDRSAAVDSSGHELNRNGLIALMAAIVLEEHPGTTVVTDSVTSDGLTVFIENKLGGKHHRFKRGYKNVIDEAIRQNSIGEESHLAMETSGHGALKENHWLDDGAYLMVKLLNKLAAARTLDSSIGSKVLTDLVEGLVEAAVTVEIRLKIDQNHADLKGGSFRDYGEAVLRHLENAIDKDPNLHKAPKNYEGVRVSGHGGWFLLRLSLHDPVLPLNIEAPSKDDAIKLGLAVLAAVSEFSALDVTALNKFVQQGT from the exons ATGGCAG CATTATCAGCGAAGACCATAAAAAATGCATTCTTGGCACAACATCACCCACGGACTAGGCATGGTACAAGATATCACAGTGGCTTTTGTTTCTGCATTACCCGCAGCATGCATTCCTTCCAGGAATGTAGATTGTCAGTGGCTGATTCTTCAGCCAAATGGTTAAATACCACAACGACACCATGGACTAGCTTCAACAAAGCAGTTAGCTGCAATG CTGCTCAAGGTGGCAGTGATGTCTCTTCCTCTGAGAAAGTTGATTTTCTCAATCTTCAAAATGGCAG TGATATTCGTGGtgttgctgttgctggggtTGAAGGTGAGCCTGTCAACCTCACGGAACCTGCCACTGAAGCTATAGCTGCAGCTTTTGCTGCGTGGCTGTTAAACAAGAAGGAAGCAGATGGATTGAGACGTTTAAGAATCTCTGTTGGACATGACTCACGAATCTCTGCCCATAAATTGCAG AATGCAGTTACTCATGGAATCACTGCGGCTGGACATGATATCCTACAGTTTGG ATTGGCCTCGACACCTGCAATGTTCAACAGTACACTTACAGAAGATGAGAGAAATCATTTACCTGTTGATGGAGCCATAATGATAACAG CGAGCCATCTTCCCTACAATCGAAATGGTCTCAAGTTTTTTACAAGTGATGGTGGGTTAAATAAGGCTGATATCAAAGATATCCTGGAGCGTGCTTCTGAAATATATGAGGAATCTGCACATGGTAAACAGCGAGAACAGGAGGATGCTTCTAGGGGAGTTGTGAATAGTGTGGACTACATGTCAATTTATGCTTCTGATCTTGTACAAGCAGTTCGTAAATCTGCTGGAGGCAAAG AAAAACCTTTGGAGGGGCTGCACATAGTTGTTGATGCAGGCAATGGTGCTGGTGGATTTTTTGTG GATAAGGTACTCAAACCATTAGGGGCTGTCACTACTGGAAGCCAATTCCTGGAGCCTGATG GCTTGTTTCCCAATCACATTCCGAACCCTGAGGACAAAACTGCAATGAACGCCATTACAGAAGCAGTTCTTGATAACAAGGCAGACTTAGGCATCATATTTGATACAGATGTTGACAG GTCTGCTGCTGTTGACTCCAGTGGTCATGAGTTGAACCGTAACGGATTGATTGCTTTGATGGCTGCCATAGTTCTTGAGGAA CATCCAGGAACTACAGTTGTGACAGATAGTGTGACTTCAGATGGGCTGACTGTATTTATTGAAAACAAACTTG GTGGGAAACATCACCGTTTCAAGCGAGGGTACAAGAATGTAATAGATGAGGCTATTCGTCAG AATTCTATTGGTGAGGAATCACATTTGGCCATGGAAACAAGTGGCCATGGAGCGCTGAAAGAGAACCACTGGCTCGATGATGGAGCATACCTTATG GTTAAACTTTTGAATAAACTTGCTGCTGCCAGAACTCTGGATTCAAGTATTGGCAGTAAAGTTTTGACTGATTTGGTTGAGGGCCTTGTGGAAGCTGCTGTGACAGTTGAGATAAGGTTGAAGATTGATCAGAATCATGCAGATTTGAAAGGAGG GTCCTTCCGTGATTATGGGGAAGCAGTTTTGAGACATTTAGAGAATGCTATTGACAAAGATCCAAATCTCCACAAAGCCCCCAAGAATTATGAAGGG GTAAGAGTTTCAGGGCATGGTGGATGGTTTCTGTTGAGGCTCTCCCTCCATGACCCTGTCCTCCCCTTAAACATTGAG GCACCGAGTAAGGATGATGCCATTAAGCTCGGGCTTGCGGTGCTTGCTGCTGTGAGTGAATTCTCAGCACTGGATGTGACGGCATTGAACAAATTCGTGCAGCAGGGAACATAG